The following is a genomic window from Crossiella equi.
TGGTGCGCGCGGTCGCCGGGGGTGCTCCGGCCCACAGCACCTCGGTGATTCGTTCCGCGCTGACCACCTGTCCCGGCTCGCTCACCAGCGCCGCGAGGACGCAGCGCACGCCGGAACCGCCCACCGGGACCGGGTCCTCGCCGACGACGAGCTGGACCGGCCCGAGCAGGCGGAACTCGACCGTCCCCTTGTCGTCGCGCCGCACGGTGGGCACGTTACGACCTTTCGCCACCACCTGGGTAAGTAGCGGTGGGCCATTCCGTAGTAGTACGGAGGCCCCGGACGGGGGATCGCTCGTTAGGGTTTCTTCAGACATCCATTCGAGGACCCCGCCGGAGGCGCGCAGTGCCAGCAGATCCGACGGCGCTCCTCGACCGGGGCGCCGGCTGCCTGCTCGGCGGTGCGGTCGGCGACGCGCTGGGCGCGCCCGTGGAGTTCCTCGCCCGCCAGGAGATCCGCCGCGAGTTCGGCCCGGCCGGGATCACCGACCCGCCCAGACCAGCGCTGATCACCGACGACACCCAGTTGACGCTGTTCACCGCCGAGGGCTACCTGCACGCCTGGGTGCGCGGCAAGCACCGCGGCGTGTGGGGTCCGACCGAGACGGTGTGGCAGAGCTACCGGCGCTGGCTGACCACGCAGCAGCTGGACGGCCCGGCCCCGCTGGCCCGGGGCCTGCTCGCGGACAAGCGCCTGTACGCCAGCCGCGCGCCCGGCGTGACCTGCCTGCGGGTGCTCCAGTCGGCCACGCTGCCCAACACCACCAGCGACTCGCGGGGCTGCGGCGGTGTGACCAGGGCCGCACCCGCCGGGTTCGCGCCCACCCCGCAGACCGCCTACACGCTCGGCTGCGAATTCGCCGCGCTCACCCACGGTCACCCCTCGGGCTGGGCCCCGGCGGGCGCGCTGGCCCTGATCGTGCACCTGGTCGCGGTGCGTCAACGCCCATTGGGGGACGCGGTGGACCAGGCCACCGGCCGCGCGCTGCGCGATGACCGGGAGACCGGCCTGGCCCTGGCCAACGCCGTGGCGCTGGCCTACAACGACGACGCGGCAGCCCGCCGGGCCCGCGAGGCCAAGGCCTTCGGCCGCCCGCTCCCGGCCGGTGGACCGTCCGCGAGCTCGGTGGAGAGCCTGGGCGCGGGCTGGGTCGGCCCGGAGGCGCTGGCCATCGCGGTGTACTGCGCGCTGACCCACCGCCGCGCCGAGCAGTTCCCGGACGCCCTGCGGCTGGCCGCCAACCACTCCGGGGACAGCGACTCCACCGCCGCGATCACCGGCAACATCCTCGGCGCGCTGCACGGCACCGCGGTGCTGCCCCGGGAGTGGACCGGGCGGCTGGAGCTGGCCGACGTGATCGACCAGTCCGGCCGCGACCTGGCCGCGAGCTGCGCCGGGCTGCCCTTCGACGAGGAGCACTACCTGCTGCCGGAGTGATCCTGCGGGTGCCGTGGCAGCTTCAGGTCACGCAGCTCCTCGTACTTGGTCACGCACTTGCCGTCCGGCACCCACGGCGAGCACTGGCCGTCCGGCGTGCGGCTGACCTGGGACACCCAGGCCAGGAAGCCGACCGAGTCGTCGTTGCGCGGCATGTGCCGGTCCGCGATGGCCGAACCGGCCGAGCCGAGCAGCAGCAGCATCGCCGCGAGCAGGCCGATCCGGGCGGGCAGCGCGAGCTTCGGGCGCGGCACGCCGAAGCGCTCGACGGCCAGGTGCACGGCGAGGCCGGTGAGCAGGAGCAGGCAGTAGAGGATCTCGTGCACCGTGCGCGGGTAGAGCTGCACCGCGTTCTCGGCGTACATGCGGCTGGCGAACCAGAACCGCAGCAGCCAGGTGCCTGCCAGACAGGCCACCACCGTGATCACCGCGGTGCGCCGCAGCCCGAGCCAGAGCGCGGCGGCCAGGCCGACCACCAGCACGACGGTGAACAGACCGACCCCACCGAGCTCGCCGATGGGCGGCCACACGCCGACCGGGCCGGGCAGGTCGCCCCGGTAGACCGCGAAGTAGGCCGGGTCGAGGAAGGTGTCGAAGAAGAAGTACTGGTCCTTGGTACCGCCCGAGGCCTGCAGCAGGCCGAGCAGGTGCCGCATGCCCACCAGCGCGAACACCGCGGTGGTGACGCCGACCAGGACCAGGCCCCGGCCCGGCGCGGCCCGCCACGGGAACAGCAGCAGCAGGGCGAGCACCGCGCCCGGCGCGGACCAGACGTACCAGCCGGAGTAGAGCAGGAACAGCACGCCGAACGTGGCGCCGAAGCCCGCCCCGAGCAGCACCAGCCGCCCCCAGCCCGCGCCCGCGGCCCGCCGCACGACCCGCAGGAACAGGATGAGCACCGGGACGAACACGACCAGGGTCAGGTTGGCGTAGGGCTTGTACGGGTCGATCAGGGGCAGCGAGGACACCACACCGATGCCCAGCGCCCAGCCGGGCCGGAGCACCAGCCGCCAGGACAGGTAGGCCAGCGGCGCGAACAGGGCGACCCCGACGACCTGCACGTCCTGCAACGCGAACCCGGCGTTGACCCCGGTGAGCTTCGTCCAGCCCGCCAGCGCCCACACCGACAGCGGCGGGTAGTTGGCGGGCATCGCCTCACCGCGCAGCAGGCTTTCCGCCCAGCGGATGAGCACACCGGAATCGCCGTAGTGGGAGTTCAGCGCCCAGGGCGTACCCCGCAGCGCGACCAGCACTCCCCCGCCGACCAGTCCGCCCGCCAGCCCGGACACCGCGGCCGCGGACAGCCGTCCGGCCAGCTCCGAACCCCTCCGGAACCGCGCGACCAGCAGCACCAGCGCGATGACCAGCACCCCGAGCAGCACAAACCGGAACTGGAGCCCGGCCAGCCCGCTGACCTGGCCCAGCCGGTCCAGCGGGTTCACCTCGACCGTGCCGCTCCAGGCCAGGAAAACGGTCAGCGCGACAAGCGCGACCACGATTTCCAACATCGGCGCCAACCACCGGGGCATTGATCCATTACGTTCTGTAACGGATCGGTTTTCTGGCGTGACGATTTCCGTGTCGAGCGTGCGCTCGACCACATCCGTGAACACAGCTTTCCCCCAAAAACTCACTGCCACGGTACCGGATGGAACCCATTTCCAACCAGCCCGGAATCATGACGAAGGAGTTCATGGAAAGGTTGCCTTGAATACTCGAATCGTTACAAGTCGAGGATGTCGTTGCCCAGTTCGGTGTAACCCCACGGCCCCTGGCCGGGCGAACCCTGCCAGCCGTGCCGGATCCGCCCGTTGTCCGCGCGCACGAAGAACACCGTGCGGCCGGCTTGGTCCAGGTGCACCCCGGGATCGCCGGTGAGCCCGCCGGAGAGGTCCGCCGCGTCCCACGGGCCGAGCCCGGGCCGGGTCTGCCAGCCGTGCAGCAGCGCCCCGCTGTCCTTGCGCACGAAGTAGGTCAGGCGGCCCGCGACGTCCAGCACCACCGCCGGGTCGCCCGCCACCGCCGAGCCGAGCCGGGTGTACTCCCACGGCCCCTGGCCGGGCCTGCTCTGCCAGCCGTGCAGCAGCACGCCGTCGACCCGGCGGGCCAGGAAGCACAGCCTCCCCCCGGTGTCCACGGCGATGCCCGGGTCGCCCGCGACCTCCTCGCCCAGCTCGGCGAACTCCCAGGCGCCGCCCACCAGCGGCGTGGTGCGCCAGCCGTGCAGCAGCCTGCCGCTGCTGCGCCGGGCCAGGAACACCAGCCTGCCCCGCGCGTCCACGGTCAGCGCGGCGTCCCCGGCGACCGGCTCGTTGCCCACCTCGGTCAGCTCGAACGGCTCGCCCGCGCCCGGTACGCGTTCCCGGCCGAAGACCAGGGATCCGTTGCTGCGCCTGGCCAGGAAGCACAGCCGGCCGGCCGCGTCGAGGGTCGCGCCCGGTGAGCCCGCCAGGCCCGCGCCGGTCTCGCCGTACTCCCAGGGCCCGGTGCCGGGGCTGGCCTGCACACCGTGCTCCAGCGTGCCGCCGCGCGTGCGCGCCAGGTAGTGCAGCCGCCCGTTGATGTCGCGCACGGCAACCGGGTTGCCCACCACCCCACCGCCGCGCACCCCGCCGACGGTGTCGCGCCGCCACGGCCCGCTGCCCGGGATGTACTGCCACTGGTGCTCGACCCGACCGTCCACACGGGTGGCGAAGAAGGTCATCTTCTCGTAGGCGTCCCGGGCCGTGCCCGGTCCGGGACCGGTGGGCAGCACGGGCACCTGCCGGTAGCCGGGCGCGCGGCCCAAGCCGTAGACGCGGGGGCGCAGATCCGTCCACCTGGCAACGGGTTTGGCCGAGCCCCAGGCCAGCTGGCCGACCGCGCGGTAGGTCTCGAACAGCGCGGCCGCGGTGGCCTCGTTGCTCTCGTGCAGCTCCACCGGCGGGTCGTTGAACTGCGAGATCCGGATGCCGAGCAGCTTCGGGTGGTCGTCGGGCAGGTCCTCCGCGCCCTGGAAGTCGCCCACGCGCAGGGTCTCGTAGATGCGCCGCGCGTCGGACTTGGGCCGCTGCGTGCCGTCCGGGTTGCGGCCGCCCACGTGGTAGAGGAAGTCGTCGTGGCAGTTGACCAGCCCGTGCCCGCGCTGGACGAACTGGCTGACCGTCACCGAGCCGGGGTGCGTGGAGTTCCAGTGCTCCACCACGATCTCCGGGTCCAGCGTCACCACCTGCGGGAAGGTGCGCTGCATGTCGTTCCACACGCGCATTCGTTTGCCGTGCGCGCGTACGACCTCGTTGGCCTGCATGATGAAACCGGCGAAGGTGTCCCAGCCGTTGGCGCGCTCGCCGTAGCGGCGGCGGGCGTACGCGGCCAGCTGCGGGTAGTCGTCGATGGGGCCCCAGTGCGGGTACTCGTCCGCGCCGAGGTGCCACCAGCCGCCGGAGAACAGGCCGATGTGCGACTCGATCAGGCCCAGCGCCCAGGCCCGCGCCTCGTCGTTGCTGAGGTCCAGCGCGTTGGGCCTGCGGTTGCCGTTGGTCTCGCGCAGCTGGTACTGCGGGAACGCGGGCAGCACCTGGTCCATGTGCCCGGGCATGTTGAGCTGCGGCACGATCGTCACGTGGTAGCGCTGCCCGAGCTCGTCGAGGCGCACGAGCTCCTCGCGCGTGGTGCCCACACCGTCCACGTAGACCAGCAGCTCGTTGAACTTCTGGTAGGAGAGGTCGCGGATCTGGTTCTCCCACCAGGGCAGCCCGAAGTGCTTGGTGGCGTTGTTGATGAGCATCGCGCGCATCGGGTGGCGCGGCCAGTCCCGCACCCGGCCACCGGACAGGGTGGCCGACTGGCGCAGCAGTTGCACGGCGGTGCGCCCGCCCCAGAACACCCCCGCCGGTTGCGGCGCGCTGATCCGCAGCACGGCACCGACGGCCAGCTCGTAGCCCTCCGCGCCGAGCGCGGCGTCCCCGCCGAGGGTGAGCAGCAGGTCGCCGGGCACCGCGTCCCGCGGTGGGCCCTCGTGCACCGGGATCTCGGCGGTGACCAGCGCGGCGGCCAGGTCGGCGGCGAGGGTGCGGGCATCGGCGAGCAGTCGGCCGGAGTGCGCGCTGTCCACCAGGACGCGGCTGCCGGGCCGGAAGCTGAAGGAGTCCCCGCCAGGAACCCACTCCTGGACTGCGGGAAGTGTGACGACCATGTCATCCCCCCAGGTCTTTCCTCCACGGTAGTGAGGGAGGGACCTGGGGGGATCCGCCGTCAGAGCGAGATCGGATCAGCTCTTGGAGCTCGGGGCCCAGAGGTTGATGCCGGACTCGACCGCGTACTTGTCGATCTCGGTGAGCTCCTCCGCGCTGAACTCCAGGTTCCGCGTGGCACCGAGGTTCTGCTCCAGCTGCTTGACCGAGCTGGCCCCGATCAGCGCGGAGGTGACCCGGGAGTCGCGCAGGGACCAGGAGATGGCCAGCTGTGCCAGGGTCTGCCCGCGCCGCTGCGCGATCTCGTTGAGCGCCCGGATGCGGCCGAGGTTCTCGTCGGTGAGCAGGTCCTGGGAGAGCGACCCGGGCCGGCTGGCGCGCGAGCCCTCCGGCACGCCGTTGAGGTACCGGTCGGTGAGCATGCCCTGGCCGAGCGGGGAGAACGCGATGCAGCCCGCGCCGACCTCCTCCAGCGCGTCCAGCAGGTCGGGCTCGATCCACCGGTTGAACATCGAGTACGAGGGCTGGTGGATGAGCAGCGGCACGCCCATCTCCCGCAGCAGCCCGGCCGCCAGCCGCGTCTTCTCCGCCGAGTACGAGGAGATGCCCGCGTACAGCGCGCGCCCGGAGTTCACCGCGGTGGCCAGCGCCCCCATGGTCTCCTCCAGCGGCGTCTCCGGGTCGACGCGGTGGGAGTAGAAGATGTCCACGTACTCCAGGCCCATGCGCTCCAGGGACTGGTCGAGCGAGGCCAGCAGGTACTTGCGCGAACCCCAGTTGCCGTACGGCCCGGGCCACATGTCGTACCCGGCCTTGGTGGAGATGACCAGCTCGTCCCGGTAGGGGTGCAGGTCGTCGGCGAGCATGCGCCCGAAGTTCTCCTCGGCGCTGCCGTAGGGCGGCCCGTAGTTGTTCGCCAGGTCGAAGTGCGTGACCCCGAGGTCGAAGGCCCGCCGCACGATGGCCCGCCCGTCCTCGTACGGCCGGTCGGCGCCGAAGTTCTGCCACAGCCCCAGTGACACCGCGGGCAGCTTCAGCCCGCTGCGCCCGGAACGCCGGTAGTCGATCTGCT
Proteins encoded in this region:
- a CDS encoding family 20 glycosylhydrolase, translated to MVVTLPAVQEWVPGGDSFSFRPGSRVLVDSAHSGRLLADARTLAADLAAALVTAEIPVHEGPPRDAVPGDLLLTLGGDAALGAEGYELAVGAVLRISAPQPAGVFWGGRTAVQLLRQSATLSGGRVRDWPRHPMRAMLINNATKHFGLPWWENQIRDLSYQKFNELLVYVDGVGTTREELVRLDELGQRYHVTIVPQLNMPGHMDQVLPAFPQYQLRETNGNRRPNALDLSNDEARAWALGLIESHIGLFSGGWWHLGADEYPHWGPIDDYPQLAAYARRRYGERANGWDTFAGFIMQANEVVRAHGKRMRVWNDMQRTFPQVVTLDPEIVVEHWNSTHPGSVTVSQFVQRGHGLVNCHDDFLYHVGGRNPDGTQRPKSDARRIYETLRVGDFQGAEDLPDDHPKLLGIRISQFNDPPVELHESNEATAAALFETYRAVGQLAWGSAKPVARWTDLRPRVYGLGRAPGYRQVPVLPTGPGPGTARDAYEKMTFFATRVDGRVEHQWQYIPGSGPWRRDTVGGVRGGGVVGNPVAVRDINGRLHYLARTRGGTLEHGVQASPGTGPWEYGETGAGLAGSPGATLDAAGRLCFLARRSNGSLVFGRERVPGAGEPFELTEVGNEPVAGDAALTVDARGRLVFLARRSSGRLLHGWRTTPLVGGAWEFAELGEEVAGDPGIAVDTGGRLCFLARRVDGVLLHGWQSRPGQGPWEYTRLGSAVAGDPAVVLDVAGRLTYFVRKDSGALLHGWQTRPGLGPWDAADLSGGLTGDPGVHLDQAGRTVFFVRADNGRIRHGWQGSPGQGPWGYTELGNDILDL
- a CDS encoding ADP-ribosylglycohydrolase family protein, which encodes MPADPTALLDRGAGCLLGGAVGDALGAPVEFLARQEIRREFGPAGITDPPRPALITDDTQLTLFTAEGYLHAWVRGKHRGVWGPTETVWQSYRRWLTTQQLDGPAPLARGLLADKRLYASRAPGVTCLRVLQSATLPNTTSDSRGCGGVTRAAPAGFAPTPQTAYTLGCEFAALTHGHPSGWAPAGALALIVHLVAVRQRPLGDAVDQATGRALRDDRETGLALANAVALAYNDDAAARRAREAKAFGRPLPAGGPSASSVESLGAGWVGPEALAIAVYCALTHRRAEQFPDALRLAANHSGDSDSTAAITGNILGALHGTAVLPREWTGRLELADVIDQSGRDLAASCAGLPFDEEHYLLPE
- the mgrA gene encoding L-glyceraldehyde 3-phosphate reductase — its product is MSYLADPARYEQIDYRRSGRSGLKLPAVSLGLWQNFGADRPYEDGRAIVRRAFDLGVTHFDLANNYGPPYGSAEENFGRMLADDLHPYRDELVISTKAGYDMWPGPYGNWGSRKYLLASLDQSLERMGLEYVDIFYSHRVDPETPLEETMGALATAVNSGRALYAGISSYSAEKTRLAAGLLREMGVPLLIHQPSYSMFNRWIEPDLLDALEEVGAGCIAFSPLGQGMLTDRYLNGVPEGSRASRPGSLSQDLLTDENLGRIRALNEIAQRRGQTLAQLAISWSLRDSRVTSALIGASSVKQLEQNLGATRNLEFSAEELTEIDKYAVESGINLWAPSSKS